In the Nerophis ophidion isolate RoL-2023_Sa linkage group LG19, RoL_Noph_v1.0, whole genome shotgun sequence genome, GGTCACAGAGTGCCCAATGCCTTGCTGATGCTTGTCAACCTGAAAGTCAACGTGGTGCTGGTGGACTACCGCGGCTACGGTAAGAGTGACGGGGAGCCCAGTGAGGAAGGCCTCCACTTGGACGCCGAGGCTACTCTAGACTACGTGATGACTCGCCCAGATTTGGACAAAACCAAAGTGATACTGTTCGGCCGCTCGCTAGGGGGCGCCGTGGCCATCCGCTTGGCGTCGACCAACCCTCACCGCGTGGCCGCCATCATCGTAGAGAACACCTTCCTCAGCATCCCGCACATGGCGGCGACGCTCTTCTCCTTCTTGCCCATGCGCCTGCTGCCCGTGTGGTGCTACAGGAACCAGTTCTTGTCCTACCGGCAGGTGGCGCTGTGCCGCATGCCCTCCCTGTTCGTCTCAGGCCTGTCAGACCAGCTCATCCCGCCCGTCATGATGAAGCAACTGTATGAGCTGTCGCCCTCGCGGACTAAACGCCTGGCCATCTTCCCAGAGGGCACGCACAACGACACGTGGCAATGTCATGACTACTTCGCTTCCTTGGAGCAGTTCATCAAAGACCTGCTCAAGAGCCACGCCCACGAGGAGAGCGTGCAGACCTCTGCCAGTGTCACCATCATCTGATTTGTTTTGGCCCTCCATCAATGAGAACATAACGTGTTCAGGGAGTGGCCATAGCTCTCTTTTCTTACCTTCAGCCTGAGATGAATGCATGCATTTGAAACCGTGAGGTCAGATTATCATGAAAGATTACA is a window encoding:
- the abhd13 gene encoding protein ABHD13; its protein translation is MTKLCGSMEKPWRLWGTVERCALAFVSWSWGACRVSLLALILTFHLYGGFILLALILASVAGILYKFQDVLLYFPDQPSSSRLYVPMPTGIPHENVYIRTKDGVKLNLILLRYTGGDGPPGVTPGNQSSSPAPSAPPTILYFHGNAGNIGHRVPNALLMLVNLKVNVVLVDYRGYGKSDGEPSEEGLHLDAEATLDYVMTRPDLDKTKVILFGRSLGGAVAIRLASTNPHRVAAIIVENTFLSIPHMAATLFSFLPMRLLPVWCYRNQFLSYRQVALCRMPSLFVSGLSDQLIPPVMMKQLYELSPSRTKRLAIFPEGTHNDTWQCHDYFASLEQFIKDLLKSHAHEESVQTSASVTII